A window of the Halopseudomonas phragmitis genome harbors these coding sequences:
- a CDS encoding ATP-dependent zinc protease family protein: MSLKLLTLFSGLVLLSLTAGANERTVYGLSETALIKDLELEVPAKLDTGAVTSSLSAQNVEMFKRDGQDWVRFELAVEGAQEGKTLVKPVVRVSQIKRRADDIPDEDSKTYTVRPVIEMAVCMGDSLQHIEVNLADRTGFEYPFLMGATALREFNALVAPDLSYQAGSPNCA; encoded by the coding sequence ATGTCTTTGAAATTGCTCACTCTTTTTTCCGGTTTGGTGTTGCTTTCGCTGACAGCAGGGGCGAATGAGCGGACCGTGTACGGACTCAGTGAAACCGCTCTGATCAAGGATCTGGAGTTGGAAGTGCCGGCCAAGCTGGACACCGGGGCAGTGACTTCGTCACTGAGTGCGCAGAATGTCGAGATGTTCAAGCGTGACGGCCAGGACTGGGTGCGTTTCGAGCTGGCGGTCGAAGGTGCGCAGGAAGGCAAGACGCTGGTCAAGCCGGTGGTGCGGGTCAGTCAGATCAAGCGCCGGGCCGATGATATTCCCGATGAAGACAGCAAGACCTATACCGTTCGACCGGTGATCGAAATGGCTGTGTGCATGGGCGACAGCCTGCAGCATATTGAGGTGAATCTGGCCGACCGTACCGGGTTTGAGTACCCGTTTCTGATGGGCGCTACCGCGTTGCGCGAGTTCAATGCGCTGGTGGCGCCGGATTTGAGTTATCAGGCAGGTAGTCCCAACTGCGCCTAA
- the pdhA gene encoding pyruvate dehydrogenase (acetyl-transferring) E1 component subunit alpha, translating into MPLSVQIPFTRFLDDQGRALDSLPAWASDAELLRNFYRHMVLVRAFDQKCIALQRTGQIGTYASTLGQEAVGTALGQAMSREDVLVPYYRDTAIQLLRGVAMHEILLYWGGDERGSAWTDPACAEDFPICVPIATQACHACGVAAAFRTRQQHRVAVTTCGDGATSKGDFLESLNLAGVWQLPVVFVVNNNQWAISVPRSLQSAAPTLAHKALAAGIPGEQVDGNDVLAVYDRVQAAIERARAGKGASLVECVTYRLGDHTTADDASRYRSDEALKEAWQHEPIGRFQRFLHARGEWDESREQALQAQVGELIAAAVETYKAVPPAAPTAAFDHLYARLPAFYQAQREQLAARIEALGGES; encoded by the coding sequence ATGCCTCTGTCGGTTCAGATTCCTTTCACCCGTTTCCTCGATGACCAGGGGCGTGCCCTGGATTCCTTGCCGGCCTGGGCCAGCGATGCCGAACTGCTGCGTAATTTTTATCGGCACATGGTGCTGGTGCGGGCCTTTGACCAGAAATGCATTGCTTTGCAGCGTACCGGCCAGATCGGTACCTATGCTTCGACCCTGGGTCAGGAGGCCGTTGGTACGGCGCTAGGCCAGGCGATGAGCCGTGAGGATGTGCTGGTGCCCTATTACCGTGACACCGCCATTCAGTTGCTGCGCGGTGTCGCCATGCACGAGATCCTGCTGTATTGGGGCGGCGATGAGCGTGGCAGCGCCTGGACTGATCCGGCCTGCGCCGAGGATTTTCCGATTTGTGTGCCGATTGCCACCCAGGCCTGCCATGCCTGCGGGGTGGCGGCGGCGTTTCGTACCCGGCAACAACACCGGGTTGCGGTTACTACCTGTGGCGATGGCGCCACCAGCAAGGGGGACTTTTTGGAAAGCCTGAACCTGGCCGGTGTCTGGCAGTTGCCGGTGGTGTTCGTGGTCAACAACAACCAGTGGGCGATTTCGGTGCCGCGCAGCCTGCAGAGTGCTGCGCCGACGCTGGCGCACAAGGCGCTGGCGGCCGGGATTCCCGGTGAGCAGGTCGATGGCAACGATGTGCTGGCGGTCTATGACCGGGTTCAGGCGGCGATTGAGCGGGCTCGGGCCGGCAAGGGCGCGAGTCTGGTCGAATGCGTGACCTATCGGCTGGGTGACCATACCACCGCCGATGATGCCAGCCGCTATCGCAGTGACGAGGCGCTCAAGGAGGCCTGGCAGCATGAGCCGATCGGCCGTTTTCAGCGCTTTCTGCATGCCCGTGGCGAGTGGGACGAGTCCCGCGAGCAGGCCTTGCAGGCTCAGGTCGGGGAGTTGATCGCGGCGGCGGTGGAAACCTATAAGGCGGTGCCGCCCGCGGCGCCGACGGCGGCGTTCGATCATCTGTATGCGCGCTTGCCGGCGTTCTATCAGGCCCAGCGAGAGCAGTTGGCGGCCCGTATCGAGGCCCTGGGAGGTGAGTCATGA
- a CDS encoding alpha-ketoacid dehydrogenase subunit beta translates to MTETGKLTMVEAINLALHRAMADDPDVVVLGEDIGINGGVFRATVGLHERFGFRRVMDTPLAETLITGISIGMAAQGLKPVAEIQFMGFIYAGMEQLVSHASRLRSRTCGRLSCPMVLRTPHGAGIHAPEHHGESTEAMLAHVPGLRVVIPSSPRRAYGLLLAAIADPDPVIFLEPSRLYRSVQQVVEDDGQALPLDTCFTLREGADLTLVSWGAALKETLEAAARLAEEGIDCEVIDVATLKPLDADTLAASVSKTGRCVVVHEAAASFGPGAEIVTLLQERAFYELQAPVHRVTGYDCVIPYARREMAWLPDVESICRAAHEVMQGGEA, encoded by the coding sequence ATGACCGAGACTGGCAAGCTGACCATGGTCGAGGCGATCAACCTGGCTTTGCACCGGGCCATGGCCGACGATCCCGATGTGGTGGTGCTGGGTGAGGATATCGGCATCAATGGCGGGGTGTTCCGGGCTACGGTGGGGTTGCATGAGCGCTTTGGCTTTCGCCGGGTGATGGACACCCCGCTGGCGGAAACCCTGATCACCGGCATCAGCATCGGCATGGCGGCTCAGGGGCTGAAACCGGTGGCCGAGATCCAGTTCATGGGCTTTATCTATGCTGGCATGGAACAGTTGGTGTCCCACGCCAGCCGGCTACGCAGCCGTACCTGCGGTCGATTGAGTTGCCCGATGGTGCTGCGCACTCCGCATGGTGCCGGCATCCACGCGCCGGAACATCACGGTGAAAGCACCGAGGCGATGCTGGCGCATGTGCCCGGTTTGCGGGTGGTCATTCCGTCATCGCCCAGGCGCGCTTACGGCCTGCTGCTGGCGGCAATTGCCGATCCTGATCCGGTGATTTTCCTTGAACCCTCGCGGCTTTATCGTTCGGTCCAGCAGGTGGTCGAGGACGATGGTCAGGCCCTGCCGCTGGATACCTGCTTCACCCTGCGCGAAGGGGCGGATCTGACGCTGGTGAGCTGGGGCGCGGCGTTGAAAGAAACCCTGGAAGCCGCCGCGCGGCTGGCCGAGGAGGGCATTGACTGCGAGGTAATCGATGTTGCCACGCTCAAGCCGCTGGATGCCGATACCCTGGCGGCTTCGGTCAGCAAGACCGGGCGCTGCGTGGTGGTGCATGAGGCGGCGGCCTCCTTTGGTCCGGGGGCCGAGATAGTCACGCTGCTGCAGGAGCGCGCTTTCTATGAACTGCAGGCGCCGGTACACCGGGTAACCGGCTATGACTGCGTGATTCCCTATGCCCGGCGGGAAATGGCCTGGCTGCCGGACGTGGAGAGCATCTGCCGGGCGGCCCATGAGGTAATGCAAGGGGGTGAGGCATGA
- a CDS encoding dihydrolipoamide acetyltransferase family protein: MKTFRLPDLGEGLQEAEIVEWHVKAGDSVAVDQLLVSVETAKAIVEVPSPQAGVISRCYGEPGDLLHVGEPLVTFEGVGDDSGTVVGKLGPASGDSDLASDDFHIGAAPSTREFQPARAAPAVRRLAQELKVELSALSGSGAGGLVTEQDVRQAAGKGAGEALRSVRRTMAKNMSRAHAEVVPVMIVEDADLHRWPGGARDPMLRLARAIAHACTQEPALNAAFDGRRLTLERHAQVDLGVAVDTPDGLFVPVLRDVARRNPDDLREGLARLRRDVANRSIPPQELMGATITLSNFGTLFGRYANPIVVPPQVAIIGAGVIRDAVVAWQGQPTVHPLLPLSLTFDHRAVTGGEAARFLKALVADLEKPD; the protein is encoded by the coding sequence ATGAAAACCTTCCGGCTGCCCGATCTGGGCGAAGGCTTGCAGGAGGCGGAAATCGTCGAGTGGCACGTCAAGGCGGGTGATAGCGTGGCGGTCGATCAGTTGCTGGTGTCGGTGGAAACCGCCAAGGCGATTGTCGAGGTGCCCTCGCCGCAGGCCGGGGTGATTAGCCGCTGTTATGGCGAGCCGGGTGACCTGCTGCACGTTGGCGAGCCATTGGTGACGTTCGAAGGGGTAGGGGATGACAGCGGTACTGTGGTCGGCAAGCTGGGCCCGGCCAGTGGTGACAGTGACCTGGCCAGTGATGACTTTCATATCGGCGCCGCCCCCAGCACCCGCGAGTTTCAGCCTGCCAGGGCGGCCCCGGCGGTACGTCGGCTAGCGCAGGAGCTGAAGGTCGAACTCAGTGCGCTCAGCGGCAGTGGCGCGGGTGGGCTGGTGACCGAGCAGGATGTGCGCCAGGCTGCCGGCAAGGGGGCGGGCGAGGCGCTGCGCAGTGTGCGCCGGACCATGGCTAAGAACATGTCGCGCGCGCATGCCGAGGTGGTGCCGGTAATGATTGTCGAGGATGCCGATCTGCATCGGTGGCCGGGTGGTGCACGCGATCCGATGCTGCGTCTGGCGCGGGCGATTGCCCATGCCTGCACTCAGGAGCCGGCGCTCAATGCCGCTTTCGATGGTCGGCGGTTGACGCTGGAGCGCCACGCCCAGGTTGATCTGGGCGTGGCGGTGGATACTCCGGATGGGCTGTTTGTGCCGGTATTGCGTGATGTTGCCCGGCGCAACCCGGACGATCTGCGCGAGGGTCTGGCGCGGCTGCGCCGGGACGTTGCCAACCGCTCGATTCCGCCCCAGGAGCTGATGGGCGCGACTATCACCCTGTCCAATTTCGGCACCCTGTTTGGTCGCTACGCCAACCCGATCGTCGTGCCGCCGCAGGTGGCGATCATTGGCGCCGGGGTGATTCGCGATGCGGTGGTGGCCTGGCAGGGGCAGCCAACGGTGCACCCGCTGTTGCCGTTGTCGCTGACCTTCGACCATCGGGCGGTGACCGGCGGCGAGGCGGCGCGCTTTCTCAAGGCACTGGTGGCGGACCTGGAAAAGCCGGACTGA
- a CDS encoding putative bifunctional diguanylate cyclase/phosphodiesterase codes for MPGLQRMPLRYKFWAVNALALLCVLILVLVAMTLEQRSVNQARQEQARDLLRIWHGADPGELSGPLQPLVIEPDEQDPQLRHLAQSANSEPRWVPVSGLVLWGEEQLIGAWTLYQPGAQVLAVQVRGKSFQQIFIQRAGLYALAVFLLMLAVLAGSQLLIRFIEGHQRQLRRMAHYDGLTGLPNRVLAMNRLQHALERIKRRGGHLAVVFIDLDRFKTINDSYGHGFGDAVLQAVAERLQSRCREEDTLSRLGGDEFLLILESLSSPWQASQVARDLLSLLERPLLLADEREVYVSASLGIALFPGDGLDATELVRNADAAMFRAKSRGRNTYSHYLPCLTEQARERFELERALRTALANGELSLNYQPLVSLEHGQGLGAEVLLSWHSPSHGQVPPARFIPLAEDSGLIVPIGSWVLNQACQQAQQWRSQGLELETLAVNLSPVQFLHQDIVALVGAALESSGLPAQHLELEITEGALMHHSAQAEQTLKALKALGVRVALDDFGTGYSSLAYLRRFPLDKLKIDKSFLAEVPANQGDCQLVHTIIELAHNLGLRVLAEGIERSEQWHWLQTQHCELGQGFLFARPMPAEAFANWWAAQPLSATPQPVS; via the coding sequence ATGCCGGGCTTACAAAGGATGCCATTGCGCTACAAGTTCTGGGCGGTCAACGCACTGGCACTGCTGTGCGTGCTGATTCTGGTGCTGGTGGCCATGACGCTGGAGCAGCGCAGCGTCAATCAGGCCCGTCAGGAACAGGCCCGGGATCTGTTGCGCATCTGGCATGGCGCTGATCCCGGCGAATTGTCCGGTCCTTTGCAGCCGCTGGTGATTGAGCCCGATGAACAGGATCCGCAACTGCGCCATCTGGCGCAAAGTGCCAACAGCGAGCCGCGCTGGGTGCCTGTTAGCGGCTTGGTGTTGTGGGGTGAAGAGCAACTGATCGGGGCCTGGACTTTGTACCAGCCGGGTGCCCAGGTCCTGGCAGTGCAGGTTCGGGGCAAGAGCTTTCAGCAGATCTTCATCCAGCGTGCCGGGCTATACGCCCTGGCGGTATTTCTGTTGATGCTGGCAGTACTGGCCGGCTCGCAGTTGCTGATTCGCTTCATCGAAGGTCATCAGCGCCAACTGCGGCGCATGGCCCACTATGATGGGCTGACCGGACTGCCCAACCGGGTGCTGGCGATGAACCGCCTGCAGCATGCGCTGGAGCGGATCAAACGCCGCGGTGGACATCTGGCGGTGGTGTTTATCGATCTGGACCGGTTCAAAACCATCAATGACAGCTACGGTCACGGCTTTGGCGATGCGGTGCTGCAGGCGGTGGCCGAGCGCCTGCAGTCACGTTGCCGTGAAGAAGACACCCTGTCACGCCTTGGCGGTGACGAGTTCCTGCTGATTCTCGAGTCGTTGTCGTCACCCTGGCAGGCCAGCCAGGTGGCGCGCGACCTGTTGAGTCTACTTGAGCGCCCGTTGCTGCTGGCCGATGAGCGCGAAGTGTATGTCAGTGCCAGCCTGGGCATTGCTTTGTTTCCCGGTGACGGGCTGGATGCCACCGAACTGGTGCGCAATGCCGATGCGGCAATGTTCCGGGCCAAGTCCCGGGGGCGCAATACCTACAGTCACTATCTGCCATGCCTGACCGAGCAGGCGCGCGAGCGTTTCGAGCTGGAGCGAGCGTTGCGCACGGCGCTGGCCAACGGCGAGCTGAGTCTCAACTACCAGCCGTTAGTTAGTCTGGAGCACGGCCAGGGGCTGGGCGCTGAGGTCCTGTTGAGCTGGCATAGCCCCAGCCATGGCCAGGTGCCGCCCGCGCGCTTCATTCCCCTGGCCGAAGACAGTGGCCTGATCGTCCCCATCGGCAGTTGGGTGCTTAATCAGGCCTGTCAGCAGGCCCAGCAGTGGCGCAGCCAGGGGCTGGAGCTGGAGACGCTGGCAGTCAACCTGTCGCCAGTGCAGTTTCTGCATCAGGATATCGTTGCGCTGGTCGGTGCGGCACTGGAAAGCAGCGGTTTGCCCGCGCAGCATCTGGAGCTGGAGATCACCGAGGGAGCGCTGATGCACCACAGTGCTCAGGCCGAGCAGACCCTCAAGGCGCTCAAGGCGCTGGGGGTAAGGGTTGCCCTGGATGACTTTGGCACCGGTTACTCGTCACTGGCCTATCTACGGCGCTTCCCGCTGGACAAGTTGAAGATCGACAAGAGCTTTCTCGCTGAGGTACCGGCCAATCAGGGCGACTGCCAGTTGGTGCACACCATCATTGAACTGGCCCACAACCTGGGGCTGCGGGTGCTGGCCGAAGGCATTGAGCGCAGCGAGCAGTGGCACTGGCTGCAAACGCAGCACTGCGAACTGGGCCAGGGGTTTCTGTTTGCCAGGCCGATGCCGGCAGAGGCCTTCGCCAACTGGTGGGCGGCCCAACCGCTGTCGGCTACGCCACAGCCGGTGAGCTGA
- a CDS encoding GGDEF domain-containing protein — MIVRREQLWQRLGNLLSTELPPQLLPQLLSPLGQPLLLSQRRATLIVSRVRLFALLFAVLTPLWSVIDLMVFPLTLWLKLAALRGLVCLAFFALLWLYKPNGSLFNAYRALAILFAIPTLFYIASHTLLGAYQLSSFSAAVGAGYAFLPFVLMAGLAVFPLTLAENLVMALVLLLAQAFAGYLSWTTLNWPSFAGAFWLLMLIGGVTSLAGISQLAFMIALVRQAIRDPLTGVFSRGSGEEILSLHWDAAQRNNSALAVAFIDLDHFKALNDQHGHEAGDQALINATRQLQLSVRSTDSLVRWGGEEFLLIMPDTDMTQARKALERVQANGLGFRPDGQPLTASIGLAEYRYDQLQSRRDLLELADQRMYRAKAAGRNRLCALSSPAVA; from the coding sequence ATGATCGTACGTCGCGAACAGCTTTGGCAGCGCCTGGGCAATCTGCTGTCCACCGAACTGCCGCCCCAACTTCTACCCCAACTACTGTCACCTCTGGGCCAACCCCTGCTGCTGAGCCAGCGCCGTGCCACCCTGATCGTCAGCCGAGTGCGACTGTTCGCCCTGTTGTTTGCCGTGCTGACGCCCCTGTGGAGCGTGATTGATCTTATGGTGTTTCCGCTAACCCTGTGGCTGAAACTGGCAGCCCTGCGCGGTCTGGTGTGCCTGGCCTTCTTTGCTCTGCTGTGGCTGTACAAGCCCAATGGCAGTCTGTTCAACGCCTATCGGGCACTGGCAATCCTGTTCGCTATCCCTACCCTGTTCTATATCGCTTCGCACACCTTGCTCGGGGCCTATCAGCTCAGCAGTTTCTCCGCAGCCGTCGGTGCTGGCTATGCCTTTCTGCCCTTCGTGCTGATGGCCGGGCTGGCGGTATTTCCCCTGACTCTGGCGGAAAATCTGGTCATGGCGCTGGTACTGCTGCTGGCCCAGGCCTTTGCCGGCTACCTGAGCTGGACCACCCTGAACTGGCCGTCGTTCGCTGGTGCCTTCTGGCTGCTGATGCTGATTGGCGGGGTCACCAGCCTGGCCGGAATCAGCCAGTTGGCGTTCATGATTGCGCTGGTACGTCAGGCGATCCGCGATCCGTTGACCGGGGTATTTTCCCGCGGCAGCGGCGAGGAAATTCTCAGCCTGCACTGGGACGCGGCCCAGCGTAACAACAGCGCCCTGGCGGTGGCCTTTATCGACCTTGATCACTTCAAGGCGCTGAACGACCAGCACGGCCACGAAGCCGGCGACCAAGCCCTGATCAACGCCACCCGGCAGCTCCAGCTCAGCGTCCGCAGCACCGACAGCCTGGTGCGCTGGGGTGGCGAGGAGTTTCTGCTGATCATGCCCGACACTGACATGACCCAGGCCCGCAAGGCTCTGGAGCGGGTACAAGCCAATGGCCTGGGCTTTCGCCCCGATGGTCAGCCGCTGACCGCCAGCATCGGGTTGGCCGAATACCGCTACGACCAGCTCCAGAGTCGCCGGGATCTGCTGGAACTGGCCGACCAGCGCATGTATCGGGCCAAGGCCGCCGGGCGCAATCGCCTGTGCGCTCTCAGCTCACCGGCTGTGGCGTAG
- a CDS encoding FAD:protein FMN transferase, with translation MTALSTSMRPFLLLTLALLLAACQPREPEIQHLDGQIFGTFYQISLPGSLGKDELARLREGIEAELEAVDASMSTYRDDSELMRLNRQPVGQWLELSAELMTVLSAAQQVAEASDGAFDITVGALVNLWSFGPEARPSRIPEPDELAARLAQSGHTHLQLDQQQHRARRLSDHFVDLSGIAKGYGVDRVSAWLLAQGQDNHLVNIGGDLVGLGERRPGQPWRIGVELPDSSQTQVARHILPIHDLSVATSGDYRNFFEDDGQRYSHTIDPRSGQPMQHRLASVTVLHPSNMLADAWATALMVVGPEQAQELARQQNLMVLLLSREPDGRWSSWSSPALDEQFDSETLKPLSS, from the coding sequence ATGACTGCCCTGTCCACAAGCATGCGCCCCTTCCTGCTGCTGACCCTGGCCCTGTTGCTGGCAGCCTGCCAGCCACGGGAACCAGAAATCCAGCATCTGGATGGCCAGATCTTTGGCACCTTTTACCAGATCAGCCTGCCCGGCTCGCTCGGCAAGGACGAACTGGCCCGCCTGCGTGAAGGGATAGAGGCCGAGCTGGAGGCCGTGGATGCCAGCATGTCGACCTATCGCGATGACTCCGAGCTGATGCGCCTGAACCGCCAGCCGGTCGGTCAATGGCTGGAACTGTCCGCCGAGCTGATGACGGTCCTGAGCGCCGCGCAACAGGTGGCCGAGGCCAGTGACGGAGCCTTCGACATCACCGTCGGAGCGTTGGTCAATCTCTGGAGTTTTGGTCCTGAGGCCCGCCCCTCTCGGATTCCCGAACCCGATGAGCTGGCCGCCCGCCTGGCCCAGAGCGGCCACACCCATCTGCAGTTGGATCAGCAGCAGCACCGGGCCCGGCGCCTGAGCGATCATTTCGTTGACCTGTCCGGCATCGCCAAGGGCTATGGCGTTGACCGGGTCTCGGCCTGGCTGCTGGCCCAGGGACAGGATAACCATCTGGTCAATATCGGTGGTGACCTGGTTGGCCTGGGTGAGCGCAGACCCGGCCAGCCCTGGCGCATTGGGGTCGAGTTGCCGGACAGCAGCCAAACTCAGGTGGCCCGGCATATCCTGCCGATTCATGACCTGTCGGTGGCCACCTCTGGCGACTACCGCAACTTCTTTGAGGATGATGGCCAGCGCTACTCGCACACCATTGATCCGCGTAGCGGCCAGCCGATGCAGCATCGACTGGCCTCGGTCACCGTACTGCATCCCTCGAACATGCTCGCCGACGCCTGGGCCACCGCACTGATGGTGGTCGGCCCGGAGCAGGCCCAGGAGTTGGCCCGCCAGCAGAACCTTATGGTACTGCTGTTGAGCCGCGAGCCTGACGGCCGCTGGAGCAGTTGGTCGTCGCCGGCACTGGACGAGCAGTTCGACAGCGAGACGCTTAAACCGCTCAGCTCGTAA
- a CDS encoding undecaprenyl-diphosphate phosphatase, with amino-acid sequence MDWLQVIILAIVQGLTEFLPISSSAHLILVPVLTDWPDQGLAFDVALHLGSLAAVLIYFRADLINMTQSWVRSLTTRQLDADARLAWAVILGTIPVGLAGLAFKGTIETVLRSPVWIAVGLIGFGLLLGWADWRHKGEREVSEMRWKDVLLIGIAQAIALFPGTSRSGITMTAALMLGLSREAAARFSFLLSIPVIVLACGLEGKDLIQSGEPVNWTFMLAGILLSGVSAYLCIHYFLAFIKRIGMQPFVIYRVVLGLFLLWIFL; translated from the coding sequence ATGGATTGGCTGCAAGTCATCATCCTGGCGATTGTCCAGGGCCTCACCGAGTTTCTGCCGATTTCCAGTTCGGCGCACCTGATTCTGGTCCCGGTACTGACCGACTGGCCCGACCAGGGCCTGGCCTTCGATGTGGCCCTGCACCTGGGCAGTCTGGCCGCCGTGCTGATCTACTTCCGGGCCGACCTGATCAACATGACCCAGAGCTGGGTGCGCTCGCTGACGACCCGGCAACTGGACGCCGACGCCCGGCTGGCCTGGGCGGTGATCCTTGGCACCATCCCGGTCGGGCTGGCCGGATTGGCATTCAAGGGCACCATTGAAACCGTATTGCGCTCACCGGTCTGGATTGCGGTTGGCCTGATCGGCTTCGGCCTGCTGCTGGGCTGGGCCGATTGGCGCCACAAGGGTGAGCGCGAAGTCAGCGAGATGCGTTGGAAAGACGTGCTGTTGATCGGTATCGCCCAGGCTATCGCCCTGTTCCCAGGCACCTCACGCTCGGGCATCACCATGACCGCCGCACTGATGCTGGGCTTGAGCCGCGAGGCGGCCGCGCGCTTTTCATTCCTGCTGTCGATCCCGGTGATCGTGCTGGCCTGCGGCCTGGAAGGCAAAGACCTGATCCAATCGGGCGAGCCGGTGAACTGGACCTTCATGCTAGCCGGCATCCTGCTCTCAGGCGTCAGCGCCTATCTGTGCATCCATTACTTCCTGGCCTTTATCAAGCGGATCGGCATGCAGCCGTTCGTGATCTACCGCGTGGTACTGGGCCTGTTCCTGTTGTGGATTTTCCTTTGA
- the mgtE gene encoding magnesium transporter, translating into MSYETLAASLRSAMERQDHDAIRLLLSELPTADIAEFVRTEQPATSLQLLNYLPIDARADVFGYLEPSEQLEIAKDLDDLRLGQLLARMNADEGADLFNLLHPARQDAILRGMAKEEREELRRLASYAEGTAGAIMTSDYVVVPADLTAREALDQIRLTAPDAETIYQIYVLDEQQRIAGTLSLRELILAPPHSRIEALMTHEVVSASVDTPQEEVAKLIARYDILALPITNGGDRLVGIVTYDDAMDVAEAEATEDMHKGATIGKLEGGLRSASLLTLYRKRVGWLVLLAFANIFSGAGIAYFEDTISAYIVLVFFFPLLMGSGGNAGAQAATLMVRGLAVGDVRFRDWGWLLGKELLVAGALGLTMGLAIASLGWLRGGPDIALVVALSMLVIVMIGSLIGMSLPFLLNRLNLDPATASAPLVTTIADASGVLVYFGIATAILGLPSPS; encoded by the coding sequence ATGAGCTACGAAACTCTTGCTGCATCCCTGCGCTCCGCCATGGAGCGTCAGGACCACGACGCCATCCGTCTGCTGCTCAGCGAGCTGCCCACCGCCGACATTGCCGAATTTGTCCGCACCGAGCAGCCTGCCACCAGCCTGCAACTGCTCAACTATCTGCCCATCGATGCGCGCGCCGATGTCTTTGGCTATCTCGAGCCCAGCGAACAGCTCGAAATAGCCAAAGATCTCGACGACTTGCGCCTTGGCCAGCTGCTTGCTCGTATGAATGCCGACGAAGGCGCCGACCTGTTCAACCTGCTGCACCCGGCTCGCCAGGACGCCATCCTGCGTGGCATGGCCAAGGAGGAGCGCGAAGAGCTGCGGCGCCTGGCCAGCTATGCCGAAGGCACCGCCGGGGCGATCATGACCAGCGACTACGTGGTGGTGCCGGCCGATCTGACCGCCCGCGAAGCGCTGGATCAGATCCGCCTGACCGCGCCGGATGCCGAGACCATCTACCAGATCTACGTACTTGACGAGCAGCAGCGCATCGCCGGCACCCTGTCGCTGCGCGAGTTGATTCTGGCGCCGCCACACAGCCGGATCGAGGCGCTGATGACCCATGAGGTAGTATCAGCCAGCGTCGATACCCCGCAGGAAGAAGTGGCCAAACTGATCGCCCGCTACGACATTCTGGCCCTGCCGATCACCAACGGTGGCGACCGGCTGGTGGGTATTGTCACCTATGACGATGCGATGGACGTGGCCGAAGCCGAAGCCACCGAAGACATGCATAAAGGCGCAACCATCGGCAAGCTGGAAGGCGGCCTGCGCAGCGCCAGCCTGCTGACCCTGTACCGCAAGCGGGTCGGCTGGCTGGTGCTGTTGGCTTTCGCCAACATTTTCTCCGGCGCCGGTATCGCTTATTTTGAAGACACCATCTCAGCCTATATCGTGTTGGTATTCTTCTTTCCCCTGCTGATGGGCAGCGGTGGTAATGCTGGTGCCCAGGCCGCCACCCTGATGGTGCGCGGTCTGGCCGTTGGCGATGTGCGCTTCCGCGATTGGGGCTGGCTGCTTGGCAAGGAGTTGCTGGTAGCCGGGGCTCTGGGGCTGACCATGGGGCTGGCGATCGCCAGTCTCGGCTGGCTGCGAGGCGGCCCCGATATCGCTTTGGTCGTAGCGCTGAGCATGCTGGTGATCGTTATGATCGGCAGCCTGATTGGCATGAGCCTGCCGTTCTTGCTCAACCGCCTGAACCTTGACCCGGCCACCGCCTCGGCACCCCTGGTAACCACCATTGCCGACGCCAGTGGGGTACTGGTGTACTTCGGTATCGCCACCGCCATTCTCGGCCTGCCCAGCCCGAGCTGA